From a single Apium graveolens cultivar Ventura chromosome 2, ASM990537v1, whole genome shotgun sequence genomic region:
- the LOC141708485 gene encoding E3 ubiquitin protein ligase DRIP2-like, which translates to MRKLDLPSEDEVEIRCRGEPVIPTLQLYKLIELWLQTISTSEKICATIGSSAEEFVMVLADLHLHEPIYSILYSLNLRNILMYTSIPVTLF; encoded by the exons ATGAGGAAACTAGACCTTCCAAGTGAAGACGAG GTTGAGATCAGATGCAGGGGTGAGCCGGTTATCCCCACATTACAACTGTATAAACTGATTGAACTGTGGTTACAAACAATATCAACGTCTGAAAAAATATGTGCAACAATTGGTTCCTCAGCAGAGGAATTTGTGATGGTATTAGCAGACCTGCATCTGCATGAGCCTATATACAGCATTCTATATTCTTTAAATCTGAGAAACATTCTGATGTACACTTCTATCCCAGTCACTTTGTTCTAA